The Coffea arabica cultivar ET-39 chromosome 9e, Coffea Arabica ET-39 HiFi, whole genome shotgun sequence genome has a window encoding:
- the LOC140014661 gene encoding uncharacterized protein: MAEQNKQLYENEREKRQELKRKCGELYDQAERVRIPYARETKDSVLDRLRGFGNLYTYTQNPPFYHPYGQGFQPQGGQGGPNMPLDPQAFYQTTAEPVAPEHTVQTKPEMGESSAPVDAKLLKRLDRFDEFIRKSQGLSKQGVLDYDDLCLFPNVQLPMGFKTPKFNKYDGTGNPKTHLRLFANKLGKPVDDENLPLRLFPESLEGDALDWYSNLKPEEVKTWLDLSNAFIRQYEYNCELAPARTTLEGTKRRPSEDHKTYAKRWRKIAAKVEPPMIEDEIIRTFIKAHDPLYFEKIFRMTSCTFVAIVNKLEEYDDFVRVKKIVNVSALKSQVEALQGQGSNGKKPQFKKKEGELKVAGKIGTVPPPTYPYGIYAGYNPQAVCAYHSGAPGHSTVDCKALKHRIQDMIEIGEIVIKKNEAQGPNINRNPLPEHANTIGVILDDAEYEEQVQKLAREAEVFGVTNQPFIIEVPFEEDKRPFILDLTLVESKALEPVVIEFPEQEPVKSLQRVPWNYNELVIQIVEKSIAKEEVSVVTRSGRIASPFGATVPIQTNKPELPAKPTITEKEALDFLKRLQRSEYNVVEKLSKSPAQISMLDLLFSSDMHRDALLEVLTKDQIPKDISVANFSHMVGNVLFTKQITFSDDELPAEGIGHNKALYIAMRCNEKILPKVLIDNGSALNICPWSTLEKLGLQDIKLRPSGTIVRGFDGAQREPIGEVDLVVEMGPA; this comes from the exons ATGGCGGAGCAAAACAAGCAATTATATGAAAATGAACGAGAAAAGCGTCAAGAGCTGAAAAGGAAATGCGGGGAATTATATGACCAGGCTGAACGTGTTAGAATTCCATATGCTAGAGAAACCAAGGACTCTGTATTAGATAGGCTTAGAGGTTTTGGCAATCTT TATACTTACactcaaaatcctccgttcTATCATCCCTATGGgcaaggatttcagcctcaagGTGGTCAAGGTGGTCCAAACATGCCTCTGGATCCGCAAGCTTTTTATCAGACTACCGCAGAGCCTGTCGCGCCGGAGCacactgttcaaaccaagccagaaatgggagagTCGTCTGCCCCGGTTGATGCGAAGTTACTCAAGCGGTTGGATCGTTTCGATGAATTCATCCGGAAAAGTcaaggtttaagcaaacaaggggTGCTAGACTACGATGATCTGTGCCTGTTTCCAAATGTACAACTGCCCATGGGGTTCAAGACCCCGAAGTTCAATAAATATGATGGTACGGGCAATCCTAAGACACACTTGCgtttgtttgccaacaagttgggcaagCCGGTGGATGACGAAAACTTGCCATTAAGGTTATTTCCAGAGAGTCTAGAAGGAGACGCCCTTGATTGGTATTCAAACTTAAAACCGGAGGAGGTGAAAACCTGGCTTGATCTATCCAACGCCTTCATCAGACAATACGAGTATAACTGTGAGCTAGCACCGGCCAGAACTACTTTGGAAGGCACCAAGAGAcgaccatctgaagatcataagacatacGCCAAGAGATGGAGGAAGATTGCTGCCAAGGTTGAGCCTCCGATGAtcgaggatgaaattattcGCACTTTCATAAAGGCGCATGATCCTCTATACTTCGAAAAAATCTTCCGTATGACTAGCTGTACATTTGTTGCGATTGTGAATAAACTCGAAGagtatgatgattttgtgagagtcaaaaaaattgtcaaCGTCTCTGCCCTAAAATCACAAGTAGAAGCTTTGCAAGGGCAAGGGAGCAATGGAAAGAAGCCgcagtttaaaaagaaagagggggag TTGAAGGTCGCCGGAAAGATTGGCACGGTACCCCCTCCGACCTATCCGTATGGCATATACGCTGGATACAACCCACAAGccgtctgtgcttatcattcaggggcacCCGGACATTCAACTGTTGACTGCAAGGCTCTTAAGCatagaattcaagatatgattgaaaTCGGAGAGATTGTAATCAAGAAAAATGAGGCACAAGGGCCGAATATAAATAGGAACCCCTTGCCTGAACACGCTAATACCATCGGGGTCATTCTGGACGACGCAGAGTATGAGGAGCAAGTCCAGAAATTGGCAAGGGAAGCTGAGGTATTTGGGGTCACAAACCAACCATTTATAATAGAGGTGCCATTTGAGGAGGATAAAAGGccttttattttggatctcACTCTAGTTGAAAGCAAGGCTTTGGAGCCAGTGGTCATCGAATTCCCAGAGCAGGAGCCTGTTAAGAGTTTGCAGCGAGTGCCGTGGAACTACAATGAACTTGTCATACAAATTGTAGAAAAGTCAATTGCCAAAGAAGAGGTGTCAGTGGTCACTAGATCAGGAAGGATTGCAAGTCCGTTTGGAGCTACCGTTCCGATTCAAACAAATAAACCCGAGCTGCCCGCTAAACCAACAATTACTGAGAAGGAAGCCTTGGATTTTCTTAAAAGGCTCCAAAGAAGCGAATATAATGTAGTCGAGAAGTTAAGCAAGTCGCCCGCCCAAATATCCATGCTGGATCTGCTCTTTTCTTCGGATATGCATAGGGATGCGTTGCTCGAAGTGTTGACTAAAGATCAAATCCCTAAGGACATTTCGGTTGCTAATTTCTCACATATGGTTGGGAATGtgttatttacaaaacaaatcactttctctGATGATGAATTACCGGCggaaggcattggacataacaagGCTCTGTACATAGCTATGAGGTGCAACGAAAAAATTTTGCCAAAGGTGTTGATTGACAATGGATCTGcgcttaatatctgtccttggagtaccttggAAAAGTTGGGGTTGCAAGATATCAAgttgaggccttcagggaccataGTTAGAGGTTTTGATGGAGCACAAAGAGAACCTATAGGAGAAGTGGATTTAGTCGTCGAGATGGGGCCCGCATAG